One genomic window of Myxocyprinus asiaticus isolate MX2 ecotype Aquarium Trade chromosome 5, UBuf_Myxa_2, whole genome shotgun sequence includes the following:
- the LOC127440859 gene encoding gastrula zinc finger protein XlCGF8.2DB-like isoform X1, whose translation MEVIKVETVDMGDPETCGVKNEDTEEQRDLMEGENEEPNEVEEEHQDQEPHNVTTRETSSSSSQTGFSQIRREPRKPFCCPQCEKSFTCRDHLMDHFRIHTGERPFTCPQCGKTFIQKGNLKIHMRIHTGERPFVCPQCDKTFIHKENLKNHMRIHTGEKPYTCDQCGKSFKQIGHLKIHTRIHTGERPCTCHQCGKSFIHQGNLRSHLKTHTGEKLHQCSECGKSFAEAAYLKKHLKMHADERPHVCSLCGKSYSWLRSLKEHQKTHTGEKPQKRSHSEKSFTHLGMQKSHERVHTGVKPYPCLSCGMSFTTSGTLLTHKSKHCPELSQSSV comes from the exons ATGGAGGTTATTAAAGTGGAGACTGTGGACATGGGCGATCCAGAAACATGCGGAgtgaaaaatgaagatactgaagaacaaagag ACCTGATGGAAGGGGAAAATGAAGAACCAAATGAAGTGGAGGAGGAACATCAGGATCAGGAACCTCATAATGTCACAACTAGAGAAACCTCTTCAAGTAGCTCACAGACTGGCTTCTCACAGATAAGAAGAGAACCCAGAAAGCCTTTTTGCTGCCCTcaatgtgaaaagagtttcacatgTAGAGACCACCTGATGGATCACTTCAGAATTCACACCGGAGAGAGGCCTTTCACGTGTCCTCAGTGTGGGAAGACTTTCATTCAAAAAGGAAACCTTAAGatccacatgagaattcacactggcgaGAGGCCTTTCGTCTGCCCTCAGTGTGACAAGACTTTCATACATAAAGAAAACCTGAAGAATCACATGCGGattcacaccggagagaagccttacacatgtgatcagtgtggaaagagtttcaaacaaATTGGACATCTGAAGATTCACACAAGAATTCACACCGGAGAGAGGCCTTgcacgtgccatcagtgtgggaagagtttcatacATCAAGGAAACCTACGAAGTCATCTGAAAACTCATACGGGAGAGAAATTACACCAGTGTTCTGAGTGTGGCAAGAGTTTCGCCGAGGCAGCGTATCTCAAAAAACACCTGAAAATGCATGCAGATGAGAGGCCCCACGTGTGTTCTTTGTGTGGCAAAAGTTATTCATGGCTTAGAAGTTTAAAAGAGCACCAGAAAACACATACTGGTGAGAAGCCTCAAAAGCGCTCCCAcagtgaaaagagtttcactcatttAGGAATGCAGAAATCGCATGAGCGAGTGCACACCGGAGTGAAGCCGTACCCCTGCCTTTCATGTGGAATGAGCTTCACCACGTCAGGAACTCTACTGACTCATAAATCAAAGCATTGTCCAGAGTTGTCACAGTCATCAGTGTAA
- the LOC127440859 gene encoding gastrula zinc finger protein XlCGF8.2DB-like isoform X2, translating to MEVIKVEIVDMGDPETCGVKNEDTEEQRDLMEGENEEPNEVEEEHQDQEPHNVTTRETSSSSSQTGFSQIRREPRKPFCCPQCEKSFTCRDHLMDHFRIHTGERPFTCPQCGKTFIQKGNLKIHMRIHTGERPFVCPQCDKTFIHKENLKNHMRIHTGEKPYTCDQCGKSFKQIGHLKIHTRIHTGERPCTCHQCGKSFIHQGNLRSHLKTHTGEKLHQCSECGKSFAEAAYLKKHLKMHADERPHVCSLCGKSYSWLRSLKEHQKTHTGEKPQKRSHSEKSFTHLGMQKSHERVHTGVKPYPCLSCGMSFTTSGTLLTHKSKHCPELSQSSV from the coding sequence ACCTGATGGAAGGGGAAAATGAAGAACCAAATGAAGTGGAGGAGGAACATCAGGATCAGGAACCTCATAATGTCACAACTAGAGAAACCTCTTCAAGTAGCTCACAGACTGGCTTCTCACAGATAAGAAGAGAACCCAGAAAGCCTTTTTGCTGCCCTcaatgtgaaaagagtttcacatgTAGAGACCACCTGATGGATCACTTCAGAATTCACACCGGAGAGAGGCCTTTCACGTGTCCTCAGTGTGGGAAGACTTTCATTCAAAAAGGAAACCTTAAGatccacatgagaattcacactggcgaGAGGCCTTTCGTCTGCCCTCAGTGTGACAAGACTTTCATACATAAAGAAAACCTGAAGAATCACATGCGGattcacaccggagagaagccttacacatgtgatcagtgtggaaagagtttcaaacaaATTGGACATCTGAAGATTCACACAAGAATTCACACCGGAGAGAGGCCTTgcacgtgccatcagtgtgggaagagtttcatacATCAAGGAAACCTACGAAGTCATCTGAAAACTCATACGGGAGAGAAATTACACCAGTGTTCTGAGTGTGGCAAGAGTTTCGCCGAGGCAGCGTATCTCAAAAAACACCTGAAAATGCATGCAGATGAGAGGCCCCACGTGTGTTCTTTGTGTGGCAAAAGTTATTCATGGCTTAGAAGTTTAAAAGAGCACCAGAAAACACATACTGGTGAGAAGCCTCAAAAGCGCTCCCAcagtgaaaagagtttcactcatttAGGAATGCAGAAATCGCATGAGCGAGTGCACACCGGAGTGAAGCCGTACCCCTGCCTTTCATGTGGAATGAGCTTCACCACGTCAGGAACTCTACTGACTCATAAATCAAAGCATTGTCCAGAGTTGTCACAGTCATCAGTGTAA